The Hordeum vulgare subsp. vulgare chromosome 7H, MorexV3_pseudomolecules_assembly, whole genome shotgun sequence DNA window GTTTTCGGAAACCAAGTTCACTAAGATTGTTCACAAACCAGGTCTCATATGTAAGCTCTAGCTTTGCTCAACTAATCAACTAAGTCTTTATTCGAAAGAAAAATATCAACTGTCATAAGCTATTTATTCCATATGCTTTTACCAGTCGATGCAatgtgccatttttatttcagatacaCAAAACATGATGCACAAAGCAGAGGTGCAGAAGTACATGTAGCATTTGCCATCCTGATCCTGGCCAACCAAGCTTAGTATACTCTGACCATCAAATGATAGTTAATGAAACTGACAGAGGTGACATTCTACATAACCAATGCTAACAAAATGAAACCAGACATGCTAAAAAACAGGTGCACTATATCGAGAAGCACATTACTGTCATAGGGTCATATCGAGACAGATACATGACAACAACACTAGTCTGTCAAGTACTTCTGCTTGCTTTAATTCCTACATATTCTTGGTAGTTGGAAAACTCAGCCATATCTCAAGATAAGGCATGCCTACAAGAAACTAAACAGCAAGATCTTGCAGAGAACAATCATTGATTCCTCAAAAAGTATGGATCAACCATGTAAACATACAGAGAACTAACCATGGATTCAGCACTCAAAAGGGTCATCGATTGTAAGATTGGATGCTTTCTCCAAGCGCAAACCAGTGCCTGCTTTAGGTGACACCTGTAGCACTGCAGAGATGCCTGTTGGAAACTGTAGAGACTGAAATTCGTCTTTTATCTCATTCACCTTGTCAGCTGAAGACAAAATTCCTTCGTGCGGCACAAGCAGTAAGGACTGCAGCTCATCGGCATTCATGGAAACGAACTTGAGGAACTGAAATTCATTTTGACCCCCTCGGAAATCAAGAATAACCATCTTCTTGATATGTGATCTCAAGCAACAAATCGGACTGATCTTCTGCCAGAACTTGGCATGATGCTCCCCACTGGGTTCATCGGCAGTTACAGATGGATCATGCAGTGCAGACTGCAAATTGGTACCAATGTGTGAGCGATTTGGTTAAATATACATATCAAGCTGCTAATAATTGATGATAATATTGAAATGATCGACGGGCTGAAGGAACTGAGAGTTACCTCAATGTGCAGCGTGTCAACATTGGGAAAGCATCTGAGGAAGCTGGCCAGCATCTTGACCTCCCCAAAGACACTAAAATTCACAGTTAACGCCAATATCTTGACGCTTGGAACCACAGTGCTTGCGCTCACCATTGTGTCTGACTGCAAAGAGGTCCACAAAGACAGGTTTATTATAAGTCATCAAGTGTTGTATAATCATACAGAACATTATCATGGGATGGATCGATGTGGATAGGATAACTTTGAGAGACTGCAATGGGATGCAGCAAAAGCAACATTATCATAACTCATTCACAACTTTCTTATCGTAGAGAACATGATGGATGGAACAGTTTCAtgttgagagagagagattgagagTGCAGAGACGTACCCCGATGACGCTGTCACCAATCTGCAGCTTGTGAGCTCTTGTGTCCAGGTAGCCGAGCACCCGCAGGTTGGGAGCACAAGTGATCCTGAGCTCCACCACACCATTAGGCGGCAGGAACAAGTAGAGCCGCTGCAGGAGCGGCGTGTCCACCACGGTGAACTCCTCCACCCTGGATATCCCAACGAGCGCGCACAGGAGGCTTTGGCTGCGGACACGGACGTGCTTGGGGCTATTGAGGGTGAGCCGAAGGGACTCCAGAACGGGGCTGGCAGCGATCAAGGACTCCAGTTCCTGGTCGCTTATGTCAATCCTTACCATGGCGAGAGTCCGCAGATAGGGAAGAAGGACCTCGGCGCCGCTGGGGAACGTCCAGAAGTCCAGCGTGAGCTCCTGGAGCGATTCGCAGCGGAGGATGTCGGCGGGAAGGGGGCGCGCGAGGTTGGGCTGGTCCATTAGCCATCTGTAGGCGAGAACGAGTTTCTCCGTGCGCTTGTCGGCGAGGAGGCGCGGCCAGTCGGGGAGCCCACGGTCCAGTGAGGCGAGCCTGCAGTCGAAGAGGAAGACGGCGCGGAAGTGGCCCGGGTGGTCGGCGAGGACTCGGGGGATTGCGGCGTCGCGCGCGCGCTCGGGGATGTCGGCATCCTTGAGGACGAGCGGGTAGGAGCGCCAGAGGTGGCGCCAGGCGCGGCCGAGGGTGGCGGCGCGGGCGGCTTCCGTGATGGGGAGGTAGGTGATGATGTGACGGAGCAGGTCGCTGGGGAGGGCGCTGAGGCGggacccgccgccgccgctgccggcgCCGTCGGCCATggtggcgaggcgaggcgaggatTTGGTTTGGTTTGACTTCGGCCGGAATGGGGGAGGCGGCCTACTGACCTGGAAGGTTCGGGGTACCCGGAGCGATTAAGCTGCTCCGCATTtaatttactttatttattttgcaaAGGCGTATATAGCCCGAATTAATGAAGTCATTACACAGCTAGTATACACTGCAATTAATAAAGTCATTAACCTGCTAAGATACACATGTGCTGAGTCAAAAGTTTGAAGACAAATTGAAGCATCGGATCACACTCGAGATTAAGATGTGCGAGACAACacattaaaaaaaaaaaaaaaggtaaCACATGAAAACCAAGATCAAGCTCGACACAGGCTAGAATAAGAGAGCATAGGCCACCAAAAAACGCAACCgaaaagaaggggaggatgaggaCCGGATGGAAAGAATTATCTAGTTCAAACATTACACAAAGGGAGATCACATACCATGCCACGATACATCGTCCAACATATGAGGAAGTACCAATCCGAACCCCATTAGTCATGCCCAAGTTTTAACTGTCGTACAACAGTTGTGCAACACATGCGTACCCATGATCCCCATCAGGTATGGCAATGGATCGAGCTTGGGGCGGGTGGAGTTGGTCCAAATTCAACCCGTCACCCATCTTCCTACCCTCTACCCATCCATCAAAGCTTCTAGGGACACAAATTGTGTCCATGCACAAATTCATCGAATATCCAGATACCCATGAAGCTCCATGGACATAGAAAAATCAGCATGAAGCCTTCccgaatactccctccgtcctaaaataattgtcttaagcttagtataattttgtactagagctagtacaaaattGAGACAGATATTTTAGGACAGAGGAAGTATAAAATTAATTCATCATCGTTCATTAACTTAGATTAGGTTTAGTAATTAGGTTAGTGGAGTTGTGGGGGATTAGGGAACAATGGTCGGGCTTTGACCTTCTATGACCGCGAGTGACTTAAGGTTCGACTTTTTCTTAGTTTAGTGTCACTACCATATGGATCCATGGGCAGAAATGCGCTCCATAACCTGGCCCAACCGGGTCGGGCATTCGGATCCATGGATAAAATTGTCATCCCTAATCCCCATGTTCGCCCACCCCCCTTGCCGAATAGGTCCATGGGACATGCCCATTTAAAATCCCTAGACTTGCTCATCATTTCCTTCTAGATCCCCGACGAGAGCATCGCGAGCCTATCGAAAAATCGCCCTCGCTAGTTTTGGCGGTCCTGAGATATTGAGCAGAGCGTTGCTACTCCCGCAAGAGTTGTTGGATTTTcccgaagaggaagggtgatgtagcacagtagtaGAAAAGCATTTTCCTCATTAAgaatcaaggtttatcgaaccagtaggaagcATCACACTAACAATATtagcaacacctacacacaaacaCAAGAGATTCTTGCACCCCCAACAAAGGCAAGGGGGCGTCACTCCCCTTGTTATAACCAGTTACAAGATAAAAACAATTAGTGATAATGATAacaaagataatgatatcaaatatgtagcaattgtagaagattgCAAATTAATTGAAAATGGACCCAAGGGCATAGGTTGATAAGTGCCATCTCTCTCGAAAGCAATGAAGCAATTGGTAAAAAATAatattgttgagcaattgactAAATTGCGCATAATTATAATTATGATCATTCATGGCATAATCAAACATAGATATTATGTATGTGATAAGTAGACCATCAATTCaactgcatctaatactattactccacccaagactgctatccaacatgcatcttaaAATATCAAGTCCATCACAAACAGAATAACacaataagcaagatgacatgatgtagaaagaaTATGATCAACCGATATGACTGAACCCCgacattttatccttaatagaatAATGCTATACATGCCTTATACTTTTTTTCACTGCATAGGATCTATGCAAGGTTGAACCTGCTACAAAGTAcctctcccactgaagataaattaaTCAAACTTGGCCAAAGTAGAacgatagatcagagagaaatacaAAGTTATAAAATTATGCAGTAAAGAAGTCTCAAGAAACTCATATAAATTcactgaataatctgatcataaatccacaattcatcgaatcctaaCATACAAATAgtaaaagattacatcggattgatatTAGAGAAGAtcatgtattgaagatcaaaagagagaaagagaaagtcatctagctactattgtggacccgtaggtcttgaAGGAACTACCAACACACCATCATGGCGaaagtgaggttgatgaagatgtcaTCCCCGGTGATTTCCCCGTTCGACCTAGTACCGAAAAAGGACTCCACATGGGATCGCCGAGGAACAAAGGCTTGCGGCACGATAAAAAAATT harbors:
- the LOC123411434 gene encoding putative FBD-associated F-box protein At5g56700, coding for MADGAGSGGGGSRLSALPSDLLRHIITYLPITEAARAATLGRAWRHLWRSYPLVLKDADIPERARDAAIPRVLADHPGHFRAVFLFDCRLASLDRGLPDWPRLLADKRTEKLVLAYRWLMDQPNLARPLPADILRCESLQELTLDFWTFPSGAEVLLPYLRTLAMVRIDISDQELESLIAASPVLESLRLTLNSPKHVRVRSQSLLCALVGISRVEEFTVVDTPLLQRLYLFLPPNGVVELRITCAPNLRVLGYLDTRAHKLQIGDSVIGSDTMVSASTVVPSVKILALTVNFSVFGEVKMLASFLRCFPNVDTLHIESALHDPSVTADEPSGEHHAKFWQKISPICCLRSHIKKMVILDFRGGQNEFQFLKFVSMNADELQSLLLVPHEGILSSADKVNEIKDEFQSLQFPTGISAVLQVSPKAGTGLRLEKASNLTIDDPFEC